Proteins from one Acidimicrobiales bacterium genomic window:
- a CDS encoding FAD-binding oxidoreductase, whose protein sequence is MTDPLVDRALAEARPVVFWLDQPEHPEPAPPLSADLETDLVVVGGGFTGLWTAVTAAEADPGRSIVVLEADTVAFGASGRNGGFCDASLTHGLENGIGHWPDEIDTLIRLGNENLHGLLDVVARHSIDCSPEPAGALDVAVAPWQTESLAKSAVVHQAHGRHVTLLDAAATRAEVDSPTYLGGLWHHDGVVMLDPARLAWGLLRVAKALGVRFFENTPARSIEAVQGAESTTVRIRTDGGSVGARNAVVATNAFRPQVRRIRRFVVPVYDHVLVTEPLTGNRLATIGWSNRQGLSDAGNQFHYYRLTPDDRILWGGWDALYHFGNRVDPTVEHSPSTSRLLATHFFETFPQLEGVAFTHRWSGPIGTTSRFTCAWGTSHRGRVAWSAGYTGLGVGASRFGARVALDLVDGQETERTGLEMVRMSPFPFPPEPLRWPAIQLTRRAIQRSDRRGGRRGPWLTMLDRFGIGFDS, encoded by the coding sequence ATGACGGATCCGCTCGTCGACCGGGCCCTGGCCGAAGCCCGACCGGTGGTGTTCTGGCTAGACCAACCGGAACATCCCGAACCGGCGCCGCCTCTGTCCGCCGATCTCGAGACTGACCTCGTAGTTGTAGGTGGGGGCTTCACCGGGCTCTGGACGGCGGTGACGGCGGCTGAAGCCGACCCCGGCCGTTCGATCGTGGTGCTCGAGGCCGACACAGTCGCATTCGGCGCGTCAGGGCGCAACGGCGGCTTCTGTGATGCCTCACTCACCCATGGCCTCGAGAACGGAATCGGCCACTGGCCCGACGAGATTGACACACTCATCCGCCTCGGCAACGAGAACCTGCACGGCCTGCTAGATGTCGTGGCCCGCCACAGCATCGACTGCTCACCAGAACCGGCTGGTGCCCTGGACGTGGCTGTCGCCCCCTGGCAGACCGAGTCCCTGGCAAAGAGCGCCGTTGTCCATCAAGCACACGGCCGGCACGTGACCCTGCTGGACGCGGCAGCTACACGAGCCGAAGTCGACTCGCCGACTTACCTGGGCGGGCTCTGGCACCACGACGGCGTGGTGATGTTGGATCCAGCGAGGCTGGCCTGGGGGCTACTACGGGTCGCCAAAGCCCTAGGGGTCAGATTTTTCGAAAACACGCCAGCGCGGTCGATCGAAGCGGTCCAAGGGGCCGAAAGCACGACCGTCAGGATCCGGACCGACGGAGGATCGGTAGGCGCCAGAAATGCCGTCGTGGCAACCAACGCCTTCCGGCCCCAGGTTCGACGCATCCGGCGCTTCGTCGTACCGGTGTACGACCACGTCCTGGTGACCGAACCTCTTACTGGCAACCGACTGGCCACCATCGGCTGGTCCAACCGCCAAGGCCTCTCGGACGCGGGCAACCAGTTCCACTACTACCGACTCACACCTGACGACCGGATCCTGTGGGGCGGTTGGGACGCCCTCTACCACTTCGGCAACCGGGTCGACCCAACCGTCGAGCACAGCCCGAGCACCTCCCGGCTGCTTGCCACCCACTTCTTCGAGACGTTCCCCCAACTCGAGGGGGTGGCCTTCACACACCGGTGGAGCGGTCCCATCGGCACCACCAGCCGGTTTACCTGTGCCTGGGGAACCTCGCATCGCGGGAGGGTGGCCTGGTCGGCCGGCTACACCGGCCTCGGCGTGGGGGCCAGCCGATTCGGCGCCCGGGTTGCACTGGACCTGGTCGACGGCCAGGAAACCGAGCGGACCGGTCTCGAGATGGTACGGATGTCGCCGTTCCCGTTCCCTCCCGAACCTCTGCGCTGGCCGGCCATCCAACTCACCCGCCGGGCCATACAGCGATCCGACCGGCGGGGCGGGCGCCGTGGCCCCTGGCTGACCATGCTGGATAGGTTCGGAATCGGCTTCGACAGTTAA